The Nitrogeniibacter aestuarii genome has a window encoding:
- the mltB gene encoding lytic murein transglycosylase B, whose amino-acid sequence MSLLARIRRLSMATAIAILPVTAFAQQSYAEHPEALAFARKMHAEHGFAQEEVIATLGQLNPDNRVIRLITPPKKSGRKRSWDRYRSQFIEPMRIEHGVEFWNENADTLARASERYGVPEEVIVSIIGVETIYGRNTGHFNVAEALATLAFDYPPRAELFRKELENLFLLAREQGRDPLIFEGSYAGAMGYPQFLPSSVRNYAVDFDGDGHIDLESSTADAIGSVANYLAAHGWEHGGPVAIRAHVESETAIKPLIDAGIDPVFSAEDFSAHAVLPLDDYPAEQRAALIDLETPGAATEYWLGFRNFYVITRYNRSSFYAMAVFGLSQALRNAHTETTVSAAAMR is encoded by the coding sequence ATGTCACTTCTTGCGCGCATCCGGCGCCTATCGATGGCCACGGCCATCGCCATCCTCCCCGTCACCGCGTTTGCTCAACAAAGTTACGCAGAACACCCGGAGGCCCTTGCATTTGCGCGCAAGATGCACGCTGAGCACGGCTTTGCTCAGGAAGAGGTCATCGCAACCCTTGGGCAGCTCAATCCCGACAACCGGGTCATTCGATTGATTACTCCACCCAAGAAGTCCGGTCGCAAACGCTCGTGGGATCGCTATCGCAGTCAGTTCATCGAACCGATGCGCATCGAGCACGGCGTTGAATTCTGGAACGAAAATGCCGACACGCTCGCGCGTGCCAGTGAGCGTTACGGCGTCCCCGAAGAAGTGATCGTCTCCATCATTGGCGTCGAAACCATCTATGGACGCAACACGGGTCACTTCAACGTCGCCGAGGCCCTCGCGACGCTGGCCTTCGACTATCCGCCGCGCGCAGAGCTGTTTCGCAAGGAGTTGGAAAACCTCTTTTTGCTGGCCCGGGAACAGGGGCGTGATCCCCTGATTTTCGAGGGTTCTTACGCCGGCGCCATGGGATATCCGCAGTTCCTGCCGAGCAGTGTCCGCAACTACGCCGTCGACTTTGACGGCGATGGGCACATCGACCTGGAATCCAGCACGGCAGACGCGATCGGCAGCGTGGCCAACTATCTGGCCGCACACGGCTGGGAGCACGGTGGTCCGGTCGCCATTCGCGCCCATGTCGAATCGGAAACCGCCATCAAGCCGCTCATCGACGCAGGTATCGATCCGGTCTTTTCAGCGGAAGACTTCAGCGCACACGCCGTCCTGCCGCTGGACGACTATCCCGCCGAACAGCGGGCGGCATTGATTGACCTGGAAACGCCGGGGGCGGCAACTGAATACTGGCTGGGATTCCGGAATTTCTACGTGATCACGCGCTACAACCGCAGCAGCTTCTACGCCATGGCGGTGTTCGGTCTGTCACAGGCACTGAGAAACGCCCACACGGAGACGACGGTCAGTGCCGCTGCGATGCGTTAG
- the rpoS gene encoding RNA polymerase sigma factor RpoS has product MYDPALNDDVDDQSPDLPPEVEAFSGTPAKTFESEFLSDVTQLYLNDIGANPLLTAEEEGALARRVRKGDFEARQIMIERNLRLVVNIAKHYLNRGIPLLDLVEEGNLGLMHALEKFDPERGFRFSTYATWWIRQNIERAIMNQSRTIRLPVHVVKELNQVLRACRKVEAAGNKDRLIEEVARETGKTEETVRAMLALNEHTASLDAPLDIDPSLSIGESLRDENADLPEISIHTHEVEELIHEWIDMLNDKQKMVVRHRYGIDEVEVYTLEELAGQLGLTRERVRQIQLEALGQLRRILKRRGMHKDALL; this is encoded by the coding sequence ATGTACGATCCGGCTTTGAACGATGACGTTGACGATCAATCGCCGGATCTGCCGCCAGAAGTAGAAGCGTTCAGCGGGACGCCGGCAAAGACCTTCGAAAGCGAGTTCCTCAGCGACGTCACTCAGCTCTATCTCAACGATATCGGTGCCAATCCGCTGCTGACTGCAGAGGAAGAGGGCGCGCTGGCGCGACGTGTGCGCAAGGGTGACTTCGAGGCCCGCCAGATCATGATCGAGCGCAACCTGCGCCTCGTGGTCAACATCGCCAAGCATTACCTGAATCGGGGTATTCCTCTGCTCGACCTCGTTGAGGAAGGCAATCTGGGCTTGATGCACGCGCTGGAAAAATTCGACCCGGAGCGGGGCTTCCGTTTTTCCACCTATGCCACCTGGTGGATCCGCCAGAATATTGAGCGCGCGATCATGAACCAGTCGCGCACCATTCGCCTGCCGGTGCACGTGGTCAAGGAGCTCAATCAGGTCTTGCGCGCCTGCCGAAAGGTCGAGGCGGCAGGCAACAAGGATCGCCTGATCGAGGAAGTTGCCCGGGAGACCGGAAAAACCGAAGAGACCGTGCGCGCCATGCTTGCCCTCAATGAGCACACGGCGTCGCTGGATGCCCCGCTGGACATCGATCCGTCCCTTTCCATTGGCGAGTCATTGCGCGACGAAAATGCCGACCTGCCCGAGATCAGTATCCATACACACGAGGTGGAAGAGCTCATCCACGAATGGATCGACATGCTGAACGACAAGCAGAAAATGGTCGTTCGCCACCGCTACGGCATTGATGAGGTCGAGGTCTATACGCTTGAGGAACTCGCGGGCCAGTTGGGCCTTACGCGCGAGCGCGTCAGGCAGATTCAGCTCGAAGCGCTGGGTCAGTTACGCCGCATCCTCAAGCGGCGTGGCATGCACAAGGACGCTCTGCTCTAA
- a CDS encoding peptidoglycan DD-metalloendopeptidase family protein: MKGMNLRLILASLALVLGACTTPDTAPVADRPVSQEGQPTVGQAEQGVVGAPARQEYYVVEKGDTLNRIAQKFGYTWQEVAGWNNMTDPNQLAVGERIRVAPPSGNVVTVTPVSPSGPTIGSTPVATTEPVTTAPATSAQAPEVKREPVGRVVAYSDEAWKAANESKTVVAETPSEPQANESAVAAPDLSTPWIWPTGGKVLSNFADGKTKGIDIAGKPGDDVLASSSGRVVYAGAGLRGYGKLVIIKHDADFLSAYAHNRTLLVKEGQSVAKGQKIAELGDTDADRPKLHFEIRRRGKPVDPLKYLPNR, from the coding sequence ATGAAAGGAATGAACCTTCGTCTGATTCTGGCAAGCCTGGCACTGGTGCTGGGCGCGTGCACCACGCCCGACACGGCCCCGGTGGCGGATCGCCCTGTGTCACAAGAGGGCCAGCCCACGGTTGGGCAGGCCGAGCAGGGTGTCGTCGGCGCGCCAGCCCGGCAGGAATACTACGTGGTGGAGAAGGGCGATACGCTCAATCGCATCGCGCAGAAATTCGGCTATACCTGGCAAGAGGTTGCCGGCTGGAACAACATGACCGATCCGAACCAGCTGGCGGTCGGTGAGCGCATTCGCGTGGCACCGCCTTCAGGCAATGTCGTGACCGTCACTCCGGTGTCGCCTTCCGGGCCCACGATCGGTTCGACCCCTGTGGCGACGACTGAACCGGTCACGACGGCGCCGGCGACGTCTGCTCAGGCGCCTGAAGTCAAGCGGGAGCCCGTTGGGCGGGTTGTCGCCTATTCGGACGAGGCCTGGAAGGCCGCCAACGAGAGCAAGACAGTTGTCGCCGAGACGCCAAGCGAGCCTCAGGCGAACGAGTCTGCGGTGGCTGCGCCTGACCTGTCCACGCCCTGGATCTGGCCGACGGGTGGAAAGGTGCTGTCGAATTTTGCCGATGGCAAGACCAAGGGAATCGATATCGCCGGCAAACCGGGTGACGATGTGCTTGCCTCCTCGTCAGGGCGGGTGGTTTATGCCGGCGCTGGCTTGCGCGGCTATGGAAAACTCGTCATCATCAAGCACGACGCCGATTTCCTTAGCGCGTACGCACACAACAGAACCCTGCTCGTCAAAGAGGGGCAATCGGTCGCCAAAGGTCAGAAGATTGCTGAACTCGGGGATACCGACGCGGATCGGCCGAAGCTGCATTTCGAGATTCGGCGACGCGGAAAACCGGTTGATCCACTCAAGTACTTGCCCAACCGATGA
- a CDS encoding protein-L-isoaspartate(D-aspartate) O-methyltransferase, giving the protein MRSPNATAALRTRARARMVERLRQHGIKDEKVLAALNLVPRHLFVEEALASRAYEDTALPLGYQQTISQPFIVARMAEILRSGRELGKTLEVGAGCGYQAAVLSHLCSDVYAVERIRGLLDRARENLRQLRLPNVRLKYTDGMLGLPEAAPFDTIIVAAASAGGVPQALKDQLAPGGRALVPVGDRQQSLILVERQGGVFKETRLDAVRFVPLLAGTE; this is encoded by the coding sequence TTGCGCAGCCCCAACGCCACCGCCGCTCTGCGCACGCGCGCACGGGCGCGAATGGTGGAACGCCTGCGGCAGCACGGCATCAAGGATGAAAAGGTACTGGCGGCGCTCAATCTGGTTCCGCGTCACCTGTTCGTCGAAGAGGCGCTGGCCTCGCGTGCCTATGAAGATACGGCACTGCCCTTGGGGTATCAGCAGACCATCTCGCAACCGTTCATCGTGGCCCGCATGGCCGAGATCCTGCGATCAGGACGCGAGTTGGGCAAGACGCTTGAAGTGGGTGCCGGATGCGGGTATCAGGCGGCGGTGCTTTCGCACCTGTGTTCCGATGTCTATGCCGTCGAGCGCATTCGCGGGCTGCTCGACCGTGCGCGGGAGAACCTTCGGCAGCTCAGGTTGCCCAATGTGCGGCTGAAATACACTGATGGCATGCTTGGCTTGCCTGAAGCGGCACCGTTCGACACCATCATCGTGGCGGCGGCCTCGGCTGGTGGTGTGCCTCAGGCACTGAAGGACCAGCTGGCGCCCGGCGGGCGCGCGCTGGTTCCCGTTGGCGACCGGCAGCAGTCGCTGATTCTCGTTGAGCGTCAGGGGGGCGTCTTCAAGGAGACCCGTCTCGACGCTGTAAGATTTGTACCGCTTCTGGCGGGTACCGAGTGA
- the surE gene encoding 5'/3'-nucleotidase SurE — translation MRILISNDDGYFAPGLQALAEAMGDVGDVTVVAPERDRSGASNSLTLDRPLSLRRASSGFHYVNGTPSDCVHLAVTGMLDALPDMVVSGINHGANMGDDTIYSGTVAAATEGYLLGVPAMAFSLASHTADDFSAAAHVATKLAQQFKARPFNAPVLLNVNIPARPLDAIKGMRVTRLGRRHKAEPVIRMKSPRNETLYWIGPAGAAQDAGEGTDFHAVEEGYVSITPLQIDLTHGAQLIDVKEWLR, via the coding sequence GTGCGTATCCTGATCAGCAACGATGACGGTTATTTTGCCCCCGGCCTTCAGGCCTTGGCCGAAGCCATGGGAGATGTGGGCGATGTCACGGTGGTGGCACCAGAACGCGATCGATCGGGGGCCAGCAACTCACTGACTCTGGATCGGCCGCTCTCGCTGAGACGCGCCAGCAGTGGTTTCCACTACGTGAACGGCACGCCCTCCGATTGTGTGCATCTGGCGGTGACCGGCATGCTGGACGCGCTGCCCGACATGGTGGTCTCCGGTATCAATCACGGTGCCAACATGGGCGATGACACGATCTATTCCGGAACGGTGGCCGCGGCGACTGAAGGATATCTGCTGGGCGTGCCCGCCATGGCCTTCTCGCTGGCAAGCCATACTGCGGACGACTTCTCCGCTGCTGCGCACGTCGCCACGAAGCTCGCGCAACAGTTCAAGGCACGCCCGTTCAATGCGCCCGTGTTGCTGAACGTCAACATCCCGGCACGGCCGCTGGATGCCATCAAGGGGATGCGCGTGACACGGTTGGGGCGCCGGCACAAGGCCGAACCGGTCATTCGTATGAAATCCCCCCGCAACGAGACGCTGTACTGGATCGGGCCTGCCGGCGCCGCACAGGATGCAGGCGAAGGGACCGATTTCCATGCCGTTGAAGAAGGCTACGTTTCAATCACGCCGTTGCAGATTGATCTGACGCATGGTGCCCAGTTGATCGACGTGAAGGAGTGGCTTCGGTGA
- a CDS encoding M15 family metallopeptidase, with translation MSDLILLAIALYFLLFAGCAGLIIFAPARVALSRSAGRLAIGLRETARTGVNGAVLQPVRLIGRGLLKTWAWLVVQRKTLGLVALAVVTPSLLVAWLLDKPVFDFTDNYDAPDRKIAMLLAGEQLSAPPPLAPEIFTTREVELIRPATAWASRDWALLDDDFRQRLLSLFKLMREDHGYEMVILEGYRSPERQAALAAMGPSVTQAGPGMSYHQHGLAADCAFLRDGKLVISEQDPWAMRGYQLYGQLAEQLGLTWGGQWRMRDFGHVELRVPGALSRAVAPD, from the coding sequence TTGTCCGATTTGATCCTTCTCGCCATCGCCCTTTATTTCCTGTTGTTCGCCGGCTGCGCAGGGTTGATCATCTTTGCTCCGGCGCGCGTTGCGCTGTCCCGTTCGGCCGGCCGTCTCGCCATCGGTTTGCGTGAAACCGCCAGAACGGGTGTAAACGGGGCGGTCCTGCAGCCAGTACGACTCATCGGTCGCGGCCTGCTGAAGACTTGGGCCTGGTTGGTAGTGCAGAGGAAGACGCTCGGTCTCGTGGCATTGGCCGTCGTCACGCCGTCACTGCTCGTGGCATGGCTGCTGGACAAACCGGTTTTCGACTTCACCGACAACTACGACGCCCCAGATCGCAAGATCGCCATGCTTCTGGCCGGCGAGCAATTGAGCGCGCCACCGCCGCTCGCGCCCGAGATCTTCACCACCCGCGAAGTCGAACTGATCCGCCCCGCCACCGCCTGGGCCAGCCGCGACTGGGCCCTGCTCGACGACGATTTTCGCCAGCGCCTGCTGAGCCTCTTCAAACTCATGCGCGAGGACCATGGTTACGAAATGGTCATCCTCGAAGGCTACAGGAGCCCCGAACGTCAAGCGGCTCTGGCTGCCATGGGCCCTTCCGTCACGCAGGCCGGTCCGGGCATGAGCTACCACCAGCACGGTCTCGCCGCAGACTGCGCCTTCTTGCGCGACGGCAAGCTGGTGATCAGTGAGCAGGACCCATGGGCGATGCGCGGCTACCAGCTGTATGGACAACTCGCCGAGCAACTGGGTCTGACATGGGGCGGGCAATGGCGCATGCGTGATTTCGGCCATGTTGAACTTCGCGTACCCGGCGCGCTCTCCCGGGCTGTCGCCCCCGACTGA
- a CDS encoding PAAR domain-containing protein, with protein MSRPFILLGDKTSHGGTVISASQTSDCDGKGIARVGDKVTCPKKGHGRITTIATGDPTAIIDGKPAARHGDKTACGATLISSQSLTTD; from the coding sequence ATGAGCCGACCCTTCATTCTTCTCGGAGACAAGACCTCTCATGGCGGCACCGTCATCAGTGCCTCGCAAACGAGCGACTGCGATGGAAAAGGCATCGCGCGCGTCGGTGACAAGGTGACCTGCCCGAAAAAAGGCCATGGCCGGATCACCACCATTGCCACCGGCGATCCGACAGCCATCATCGACGGCAAACCTGCAGCGCGCCATGGTGACAAGACGGCATGTGGTGCGACGCTGATCTCCAGCCAGTCACTCACCACTGACTGA